The DNA sequence CTCGGCTGCCGACATTCGTCGCGGGGCGGACGGCGACCCCGATTCCGCCCCACGTCCCCTTGCCGTCCCGACCGGTACGGCTCCCGCCCGGCGGGCATGACATCGACCTTTACCCGGCTTCCGCCATCCGCGCCCTGATACGTCCGGCCGGTGGTAGAAAATGATCAACCATCAGGGCCTCCGAGGACGCCGGCATCCGCACCGGAAGTCATGGCCCGTGAGCCCTTGACGCCGCGGGAGGTCGCGATGTCACAAAGCCAGGCCGATTCCCTGGGCGCTGCGCCAAGGGAGCGGAGCGAGTTTCCGGCGGATGACGCCGCGGAACTGCCGCCCGCTCCGGAAATCGACACCACCAAGCCGCACATCGCGCGGATGTACGACTACATCCTGGGCGGCAAGAACAACTACGCCGTGGACCGGGAGGCCGCGGAGAAGGTTCTCGCGGCCAGCCCACACGTACGTGTCGGTGCGCGGGCGAACCGGCGGTTCCTCATCGACGCGGTGCGCTGGCTGGCGCAGGAGGCCGGCGTTCGTCAGTTCCTCGACATCGGCTCCGGCCTGCCCACCCAGCAGAACGTCCACGAGGTCGTCCAGGCCATCGACCCGGACGCCCGGGTCGTCTACGTCGACAACGACCCTCTGGTGCGCGTCCACGCCGAGGCACTGCTCGCCACCGACCCCAACACCATCGTCCTCGAGGGCGACCTGCGCGACCCGCAGGCTCTGCTCAACCGTCCGGAACTGCGCGACCACCTCGACTTCTCCCAGCCGATCGCGCTCCTGCTCGTCGCCGTCCTCCACTTCATCCAGGACACCCAGCAGGCCTACCGCATCGTCAAGACCCTCTGCGACGCCCTCCCGCCCGGCTCCTACCTCGCCATCTCGCACGTACTCAAGGACGAGAAGCAGGAGGGACCTGCGGCCCAGGCACGCGCGATGTACAGCCGCCCCGGCTTCGGCGCGGTCCCCCGTACCAAGGACGAGATCCTCGGTTTCTTCACCGGCCTCACCCCGGTAGGCGACGGCCTCGTCCACCTCGCCGACTGGACTGTCCCCGGCAAGTCGATCGACCACGCAGGAGACCGCAAGGTTGTCGCCGTTGACGACCCGGCCGCGCTCCGGAGGCTCTCGGGTATGTGCGGCATCGCCCGCATCGATCGCTGAGGACGGTGCTGCCTCCACACGGCGGCTTCCACAGCGCAAGGTTCAGGCGTCATGGCGCACATGACCGCTCGGCGGTGAATAATGATCACATCTGAGGTCGCCGATATTTCCGGTACGTCCGGAGCA is a window from the Thermopolyspora flexuosa genome containing:
- a CDS encoding SAM-dependent methyltransferase, encoding MYDYILGGKNNYAVDREAAEKVLAASPHVRVGARANRRFLIDAVRWLAQEAGVRQFLDIGSGLPTQQNVHEVVQAIDPDARVVYVDNDPLVRVHAEALLATDPNTIVLEGDLRDPQALLNRPELRDHLDFSQPIALLLVAVLHFIQDTQQAYRIVKTLCDALPPGSYLAISHVLKDEKQEGPAAQARAMYSRPGFGAVPRTKDEILGFFTGLTPVGDGLVHLADWTVPGKSIDHAGDRKVVAVDDPAALRRLSGMCGIARIDR